A single Xenopus laevis strain J_2021 chromosome 3S, Xenopus_laevis_v10.1, whole genome shotgun sequence DNA region contains:
- the thibz.S gene encoding thyroid hormone induced bZip protein S homeolog (The RefSeq protein has 1 substitution compared to this genomic sequence), whose product MNGPVPCPTPVDPPAPPPLPPTLEAYAPPPQNQQPEEISPSTSLISGSGLLLARSLLGCRNTSSTPASSSSPCNSRRRWEFTPDEKKDDSYWDKRRKNNEAAKRSREKRRAGDLVLEGRIIALLEENARLRAELLALRFRFGLVRDPCEETRGTYSTQCGLHEPPPANPPPPPPLPHSEDSGFSTPSVGSPVFFEDRVPEHEPQPMPHSALSYYGPINGETVENPRGRLETLGDCYKSLPHKLRFKGGASCEEGLHSIMQVPRETGGFASETAPGFSQQPPPCPRGRWVAHSQEGVPPANSENSELRSQLASLSAEVAHLKRVFSEQVVTRVGHE is encoded by the coding sequence ATGAACGGCCCTGTTCCTTGCCCAACACCTGTGGATCCGCCAGCTCCTCCTCCGTTACCTCCCACATTGGAGGCTTATGCCCCACCTCCACAGAATCAGCAGCCTGAAGAGATTTCCCCATCAACATCTCTTATTTCAGGCTCTGGCTTACTCCTTGCTCGTTCCCTGCTTGGCTGTCGGAACACTTCTTCTACCCCTGCTTCATCTTCTTCCCCCTGCAATTCCCGGCGACGGCGGGAATTCACCCCAGATGAGAAGAAAGATGATAGCTATTGGGACAAGAGGCGCAAGAACAACGAGGCTGCAAAACGCTCAAGAGAAAAGCGCCGTGCTGGGGATCTTGTCCTTGAAGGCCGTATCATTGCTCTTCTTGAAGAAAATGCCCGTCTCCGTGCCGAACTCCTTGCCCTACGTTTCCGTTTTGGCCTGGTACGTGACCCATGTGAAGAAACTCGAGGAACGTACTCAACACAGTGTGGCCTTCATGAGCCTCCACCTGCCAAtcctcctccacctcctcctctCCCACATTCAGAAGATTCTGGGTTCTCTACACCAAGTGTGGGCAGTCCTGTGTTCTTTGAAGACCGAGTGCCGGAGCATGAACCTCAACCAATGCCTCATTCAGCTCTGTCTTATTATGGTCCCATTAATGGAGAAACTGTAGAGAACCCACGTGGAAGGCTGGAGACTCTTGGGGATTGTTATAAGAGCCTTCCACATAAGCTGAGGTTTAAGGGAGGTGCCTCTTGTGAAGAGGGGTTACATAGTATAATGCAAGTGCCAAGAGAAACAGGTGGCTTTGCCTCTGAGACTGCCCCAGGGTTCTCACAGCAGCCTCCACCCTGTCCTCGTGGGCGATGGGTGGCTCACAGCCAAGAAGGAGTACCACCAGCTAACTCTGAGAACTCAGAGCTACGCTCCCAGCTTGCTTCTCTTTCCGCAGAGGTGGCACATTTAAAAAGAGTTTTCTCTGAGCAGGTAGTGACCCGCGTGGGTCATGAATGA